In Taeniopygia guttata chromosome Z, bTaeGut7.mat, whole genome shotgun sequence, one genomic interval encodes:
- the LOC140681780 gene encoding uncharacterized protein: MIEKVAAVAIGVYGVCYSSYYLTNLARHLKHVISSAGPKSTKPASLSAPATSAPREEYKEDQIEQYDREAPSGVTAEPESSEPMTEETTVSALAPSPPGEAEEEKIEKYDREAPSVVTPEPESSEPMTETPAVSALAPSPPGEQAKEEQIEEYDLEAQSGVTPEPESPEAMTEATTVSALAPSAPCEEAKEEQTEEYDLEAPSVVTPEPESPEPMIETTAVSALAPSPLGEEAKREQVEQYDLEAPSVVTAQPESLEPVLPEKEQEQPALSEMPWQTRGELFPAREQEEQLRQQVEEPQENAQNIKAESQAELPGAQSAIMEVKKGNKEDMRRIQEEMNLRQQRGDQQDQVSERVAATPLMKDPLSCILQNLKEQLDTEFQKIDTKMKAKEKRQEEEMKIIREKLNRLPQALQEQVQMLTSHRAACKDFQQMSGNEEPQAWHEIHKGFVKPAAAAALSKGAFAPQPGKWSRGSLPISSAAQHQEIKDDSLEQLRKIVNMENPMGKYSELEYIGSGTFGFVVRAINKATGVEVAIKKINLQGPRKKELKVYELMTVKINKNPNVVNYLGSYLVDNQFWLVMEFMDGGTLSDVISKTYLSEDEIAAISRECLQGLDFLHWNHVIYRDVKSDNILLRTDGSVKLADFGLFAQLTPEQRRRSSVAGTSGWMAPEVLTGQPYGPKVDIWSFGIVGIEMVEGEVPHRNETPVSAELPIARGERPQLRKPNRFSPHLCDFLSCCLQTDEEQRWSAKRLLQHPFVTSAKPVSILAPLITVLKWMEKRRM, translated from the exons ATGATTGAGAAGGTTGCTGCTGTAGCTATTGGAGTTTATGGCGTTTGTTATTCCAGCTATTACCTCACTAACCTGGCAC GTCACCTGAAGCATGTAATCAGCAGTGCTGGTCCTAAG agcacaaaaccagcgtcactgtctgccccagccacctctgctcctagAGAAGAATACAAAGAGGACCAAATTGAGCAGTATGACCGTGAGGCTCCATCAGGGGTCAcagcagagcctgaatcttctgagcca atgacagaggaaacaacagtgtctgccctggctccctctcctcctggtgaagccgaagaggaaaaaattgagaAGTATGACCgcgaggctccatcagtggtcacacctgagcctgaatcttctgagcca atgacagagacaccagcagtgtctgccctggctccctctcctcctggtgaacaagccaaagaggagcaaattgaggagtatgaccttgAGGCTCAATCAGGGgtcacaccagagcctgaatctcctgaggCA atgacagaggcaacaacagtgtctgccttggctccctctgctccttgtgaagaagccaaagaggagcaaactgaggagtatgacctcgaggctccatcagtggtcacgcctgagcctgaatctcctgagcca atgatagagacaacagcagtgtctgccctggctccgtCTCCTcttggtgaagaagccaaacgAGAGCAAGTTGAGCAGTATGACctcgaggctccatcagtggtcacagcacagcctgaatCTTTGGAGCCA GTCCTtccagagaaagagcaggagcagcctgcttTGTCAGAGATGCCATGGCAGACTCGGGGAGAGCTGTTCCCAGCCCGagagcaggaagagcagctcaggcagcaggtgGAAGAGCCACAGGAGAATGCCCAG AACATCAAGGCAGAGTCACAAGCAGAGCTGCCCGGGGCTCAGAGTGCCATCATGGAAGTGAAGAAGGGGAACAAGGAAGACATGAGAAGAATTCAAGAGGAGATGAATCTCCGTCAGCAGAGGGGCGATCAACAAGACCAGGTGAGTGAAAGAGTGGCAGCCACTCCACTCATGAAAGATCCTCTTTCTTGTATTTTACAGAACTTGAAGGAACAGCTGGACACGGAGTTTCAGAAAATTGACACTAAGATGAAGGCAAAGGAGAAGAggcaggaagaagaaatgaaaatcatCAGAGAAAAACTTAATCGTCTCCCTCAGGCTCTACAAGAGCAA GTGCAAATGTTGACATCTCACCGGGCAGCCTGCAAAGACTTCCAGCAAATGAGTGGCAATGAAGAGCCCCAGGCCTGGCATGAG ATCCACAAGGGCTTTGTcaaacctgctgcagcagcagcattatCTAAAGGAGCCTTTGCTCCCCAACCTGGGAAGTGGAGCCGGGGCAGTTTGCCCATCTCCAGCGCTGCTCAGCACCAGGAGATCAAGGATGACTCCCTGGAGCAACTGA GGAAAATAGTGAACATGGAAAACCCCATGGGGAAATATTCTGAACTGGAATATATTGGCAGCGG GACTTTTGGATTTGTGGTTAGAGCAATCAACAAAGCCACAGGAGTAGAG gtggccataaagaaaataaatctccaaGGACCGAGGAAGAAGGAACTAAAAGTCTATGAACTCATGACTGTGAAGATAAATAAGAATCCCAACGTGGTCAACTATTTAGGCAG ctaCCTTGTGGATAATCAATTCTGGCTGGTTATGGAGTTCATGGATGGAGGCACTCTGAGCGATGTCATCAGCAAGACCTACCTGTCTGAAGACGAGATAGCAGCCATCAGTCGGGAG tgcctgcaaggattGGATTTTCTTCACTGGAACCACGTGATCTACCGAGATGTGAAGAGTGACAACATCCTTCTCAGAACCGACGGCTCTGTCAAGCTGG CTGACTTTGGCCTCTTTGCTCAGCTCACCCCTGAGCAGCGTAGACGGAGCTCAGTGGCCGGCACTTCTGGCTGGATGGCACCTGAAGTGCTGACAGGTCAACCATatggccccaaagtggacatatGGTCTTTTGGAATCGTGGGCATCGAAATGGTGGAAGGAGAAGTTCCTCACAGGAATGAAACTCCTGTTTCG gcTGAACTCCCAATAGCCAGAGGAGAGAGACCACAGCTGCGGAAGCCCAACCGATTCTCGCCTCACCTGTGTGActttctgagctgctgcctgcagacagaCGAAGAGCAGCGCTGGTCTGCCAAGAGGCTCCTGCAG CATCCATTTGTAACATCAGCCAAACCAGTGTCCATCCTGGCACCACTCATCACTGTCCTGAAGtggatggagaagagaagaaTGTAA